The Deltaproteobacteria bacterium genomic sequence GATGCGGGCGCGGGTCGGTGCGCAGCGCACGCAGGCGGTGCACGAGCGCCGCCGCCAGCACGAGGGCGACGAGCACCCCCACCGCCGTGTCGAAGCCGTGCATCTTCTCGTGCACCTCGTTCCAGTTCTCCGCCAGCTTGAAGCCGGCATAGGCGAGCGCCCAGCACCACGGCAGCGAGCCCGCGAAGGTGAGCCACACGAAGGGCCAGAGCTCCATCTGCGCGATGCCCGCCGGGAGCGCGATGAAGGTGCGCACCACGGGGAGGAGGCGCGCCCAGAAGACCGTCTGCCGGCCCCAGCGCGCGAACCAGCGCTCGGCGAGCTCGAGCTCGCGGTGGCCGAGCAGGACGAAGCGCCCCCAGCGCTCGATCGCCGGACGCCCGCCCCGCGCGCCGACGGCATAGGCGACGAGCGAGCCCACCACGCAGCCGGCGGCGCCGGCGACCGCCACGCCGAGGAGCCCGAGCTCGCCGCGGTACACGAGGTAGCCGGCGAACGGCATGATGATCTCCGAGGGCAGCGGGATGCACGCGCTCTCGATCGCCATCAAGAGGACGATGCCGGGGTAGCCCCCGGCCGAGATGACGGCGACGATGAAGGCGGTGGTGGCGGCCAGCAGGCGCCCGAGCATGGCGCGCCCGTCTATCAGCTTCGCGGGACGGAGGCGAGGTGAACGCCGAGCCGACCGGCCTCGAGGCGCGGCTCGGCCTCCTCGACGCGACCGCGCTGGTCGCCGGCTCGATGATCGGCTCGGGCATCTTCATCGTCTCGGCCGACATCGCCCGCCGTCTGCCCGCACCCGGCTGGCTGCTCGCGGTGTGGGCCATCGCCGGGGCGCTCACCGTGACGGGCGCGCTCAGCTACGGGCACTTCGCCGCCGCCATGCCGCGCGCGGGCGGCCAGTACGTCTACCTGACCGAGCTGTACGGGCCGCTCTGGGGATTCCTCTACGGCTGGACGCTGGTGCTCGTGATCCAGACGGGGACCATCGCGGCGGTCGGGGTCGCCTTCGCGACCTATGCTGGCCAGCTCTGGCCGGCGCTTGCGCCGACCCCGCTGCTCGCGCTGGGAACCTACGAGAGCGGCGCCGGAACGGGCGCCGTCCTCACCGTGAGCCCGGTGCAGCTGGTCGCCGTGGGCGTGATCCTGCTGCTCACCGCCCTCAATGCGCGCGGCCTCGAGGGGGGCCGGCGGGTGCAGAACGTCTTCACGGTCGCCAAGGTCGGAACGTTGCTGGCCGTGATCGCGCTCGGCCTCGTGTTCGGCGGGGCCGCGGCGCGCGCCGCGAACCTGGCGCGGCCCGTATTCGCGACCGACCTCGGCGCGCTCGGGACTGTGATGCAGCTCGGCGCGGCGATGGTGGGCGCCCTCTTCTCCGCCGACGCGTGGGCCAACGTGACCTTCACGGCCGGCGAGGTGCGCGATGCCCGGCGGACCGTGCCGCGCGCGCTCGTACTGGGCACGGGGCTCGTCTGCAGCTTGTATCTGGTCACGAACATCGCCTACCTGAACGTGCTGCCGCTCGCGGGCACGCCCGACGGCACCGACGCGCTCGCGCGCGGCATCCAGCACGCCGCCGCCGACCGCGTGGGCAGCGCAGTCGTGGAACGCCTCGCCGGCGGAAGCCTCGGCGCCACGATCATGGCGCTCGGGGTCATGGTGTCCACCTTCGGCTGCGCCAACGGCCTCGTGCTCGCGGGCGCGCGGGTTGCCTGGGCGATGGCACGCGATGGGCGCTTCCTGGCCGTGGCGGCGCGCCTGAACGCCCGGCACGTCCCGGGTCCGGCGCTCTGGCTGCAGGGCGCGTGGGCGTCGGTGCTGGCGCTCTCGGGGCGGTACAGCGACCTGCTCGATTACGTCATCGTCGCCGAGCTGCTCTTCTACCTGCTCACGGTGGGCGGGCTCCTCGTGCTCGCGCGGCGGAGCGGCGAACGCCCGCGGGGGGCGGGCTACCCGTGGCTGCAGCTCGCGTACCTCGTGCTGGTGGCCGCCCTGGTCGTCGATCTGCTGGTCACGAAGCCGGCGTACACGTGGGGGAGCGTCGCGGTGGTGGCGAGCGGGGTGCCGTTCTACGCGCTCTGGGGGAGAAGCGCGGCCGCATGAGGAGCGAGGAATGTGCGTCGTGCTTGCACCGGGAGGTCGTGCTAGGAACGAAACCGCGAGATGTCGCTCACGCTGGCGGCCGACGGCCGGGACCTGGGAGACCTAGGGCGGAACCACGCCTTGAAGAGAGCCGCAGGACGGAGGTATCGTTCGTTCGTGCTCGACTGGAACGACTGCCCGGTGGTGGAGCGCTTGCCCGGCAAGGTCAGCGGAGAATGGCTCTTCAGAGGTACGCGCGTACCAGTGAAGGCCCTCTTCGAGAACCTCGAGGACGGCGCGCGCGTCGATGACTTCCTCGAGTG encodes the following:
- a CDS encoding DedA family protein; the protein is MLGRLLAATTAFIVAVISAGGYPGIVLLMAIESACIPLPSEIIMPFAGYLVYRGELGLLGVAVAGAAGCVVGSLVAYAVGARGGRPAIERWGRFVLLGHRELELAERWFARWGRQTVFWARLLPVVRTFIALPAGIAQMELWPFVWLTFAGSLPWCWALAYAGFKLAENWNEVHEKMHGFDTAVGVLVALVLAAALVHRLRALRTDPRPHPPS
- a CDS encoding amino acid permease: MIGSGIFIVSADIARRLPAPGWLLAVWAIAGALTVTGALSYGHFAAAMPRAGGQYVYLTELYGPLWGFLYGWTLVLVIQTGTIAAVGVAFATYAGQLWPALAPTPLLALGTYESGAGTGAVLTVSPVQLVAVGVILLLTALNARGLEGGRRVQNVFTVAKVGTLLAVIALGLVFGGAAARAANLARPVFATDLGALGTVMQLGAAMVGALFSADAWANVTFTAGEVRDARRTVPRALVLGTGLVCSLYLVTNIAYLNVLPLAGTPDGTDALARGIQHAAADRVGSAVVERLAGGSLGATIMALGVMVSTFGCANGLVLAGARVAWAMARDGRFLAVAARLNARHVPGPALWLQGAWASVLALSGRYSDLLDYVIVAELLFYLLTVGGLLVLARRSGERPRGAGYPWLQLAYLVLVAALVVDLLVTKPAYTWGSVAVVASGVPFYALWGRSAAA
- a CDS encoding DUF433 domain-containing protein, whose amino-acid sequence is MSLTLAADGRDLGDLGRNHALKRAAGRRYRSFVLDWNDCPVVERLPGKVSGEWLFRGTRVPVKALFENLEDGARVDDFLEWFPGVTREQVEAVLRHAERSLAVA